DNA from Bacteroides zoogleoformans:
CTCGCACGAGGCTGTAAGGGCGGGGAATTTTAAAGATGCCTATGTCCCCTGTATGGAGGTGCTGAAGAATTGCCCGACGTTGAGATTTTATACCTATACGGATGCCATTAAAATCTTGAGAGCTTTTCTTGGTGACATCAAAGACCGTAATTCTGCGGACTACAAGAAGTATTTCGACGAACTGATGCAGGTCTATGATCGGGAATTGCAATATTTGCCGGATCTCAACAGAAGTCTGAAGACTCCGATGAGTGCCGCCAAGGAATTGGGTAAGAAAGCGATTGATTATATTCAGTACGCCCCGAAACCCGATAACGAGCAAGCCTACAAATGGCTGAAAGAAGCCGTTCAGGGAACAGCCAATGATCCTGATGGCGCCATTCTTCACTATTTCCTGGAAACGTCCATGAACAAGGTGAAGGCCGATGACAACCATACCGACCAGTTCTTCCAAGACTACATCGATGCTTCCAAATCGGCCGACGATGCGATTGCCGCTGAAACGAACGAGCAGAAGAAGGCTGTGCTGCAGACCATCAAGGATAATCTGGTGGCCATGTTCGTGCAGAGTGGCGTTGCCGACTGCGAATCTTTGCAATCCATCTATGGCCCGAAAGTGGAGGAAAACAAGACTGACTCTGCTTTCCTGAACAAGACCATTGCCATCTTGAGGATGATGAAGTGTAATGAAAGCGAGGTTTATTTCAAGGCTTCCGACTATCTGTATCAAATTAACCCGACAGCCGACGCTGCTGTCGGCGTGGCTTATATGTATTACAAGAAAGGCGATTACAACATGGCCGTGAAGTACTTCGACGAGGCGCTGGGCATGGAAACCGATAATGGAAGAAAGGCCGAAATGGCTTATGCTACGGCCGCTGCCCTGATGCAGGCCAAGAGATTGTCTCAATCGCGACTGTATTGCCAGAAAGCAATCAGCTTCAAGGAAAACTATGGTGAACCTTATATCCTTTTGGCACAGCTTTACGCTTCCAACCCGAATTGGAATGATGAGCCGGCTTTGAATAAGTGTAC
Protein-coding regions in this window:
- a CDS encoding tetratricopeptide repeat protein, with product MKMKTLVAALLLSGGVTGAFAQTDNCKAQSSISHEAVRAGNFKDAYVPCMEVLKNCPTLRFYTYTDAIKILRAFLGDIKDRNSADYKKYFDELMQVYDRELQYLPDLNRSLKTPMSAAKELGKKAIDYIQYAPKPDNEQAYKWLKEAVQGTANDPDGAILHYFLETSMNKVKADDNHTDQFFQDYIDASKSADDAIAAETNEQKKAVLQTIKDNLVAMFVQSGVADCESLQSIYGPKVEENKTDSAFLNKTIAILRMMKCNESEVYFKASDYLYQINPTADAAVGVAYMYYKKGDYNMAVKYFDEALGMETDNGRKAEMAYATAAALMQAKRLSQSRLYCQKAISFKENYGEPYILLAQLYASNPNWNDEPALNKCTYFLAIDKLQRAKAVDPSVAERANELIASFSRHTPQAKDLFMLGYKAGDRITIGGWIGESTTIR